The Cinclus cinclus chromosome 3, bCinCin1.1, whole genome shotgun sequence genome has a window encoding:
- the MCFD2 gene encoding multiple coagulation factor deficiency protein 2, producing MVPREWCPARAQPGARGTADTRPREITMAQRTFRTHLLFCFAVATFFISALAEEHVGESQHPNIRLDKNLVQDKEHIMEHLEGVIEKPESEMSPQELQLHYFKMHDYDGNNLLDGLELATAISHVHKEEGGEHTQAMKEEELISLIDDVLRDDDKNNDGYIDYAEFAKSLE from the exons ATGGTGCCCCGGGAATGGTGTCCAGCCCGCGCCCAGCCCGGAGCCCGCGGCACGGCGGACACCCGCCCGAGG gaGATCACAATGGCCCAAAGGACGTTTAGAACACATTTGCTATTCTGCTTTGCTGTGGCTACGTTCTTCATCTCTGCCCTAGCTGAGGAACACGTAGGAGAGAGTCAACATCCAAATATTCGCCTTGATAAGAATTTGGTACAAGATAAAGA acACATCATGGAGCACTTGGAAGGTGTTATTGAGAAACCAGAATCTGAGATGTCTCCACAAGAATTGCAGCTCCATTACTTCAAAATGCATGATTATGATGGCAATAATTTGCTAGATGGGTTAGAGCTTGCTACTGCTATCTCACATGTCCACAAAGAG gAAGGTGGTGAGCATACCCAAGCAATGAAGGAAGAAGAGCTGATCAGTCTAATAGATGATGTCTTGAGAGATGATGACAAGAACAATGACGGATACATTGACTATGCAGAATTTGCAAAATCACTGGAATAA